The region AATAAATGGTAGCTCTTTGGTAGCAGGGCAGAGATGTGTCTTACTTTTCTGGGTTGTAAGTTTTGCTGCTGAAACTATCAATCAATGAACTGCTGCTTTCCTGTGTCTCACGTGAGTGGTAAATTAAACACCTTTTACATTTCGGAACTGCcggtttgacaaaacaaacaatttaaacagttttttagATCATCTCCTTGAGCTTTTaggaaattaatatttttcaccattttgacatttcagaaGCCGAATGCTTAACAGGTGCTGAAAATGACCATCAACCTCGAGCCCTGGTGTTTTATTGTCTTGGCTATAAAGCATTTGAAACTCAAAAATAAGAAGGACGTCGGAGAGGTGATTAGCtaggtttggtttgttttggttgaCGACATGTTGGTTCAGATCATGTCGTAAGTAAACATCACTAAACCTGACAACAACTAACCGtctaatcaaaaaaaaaactattattctaaatatatacattattataGTCAGAAATATTGTTCGCAATATGAATTTCGAAGGCGTCAAAAATGtgtctccttctttctttctttctttttatggtTTCACTTTCGAGCTGACAGTGACGTCTCAGAAATCACTCCACTTACCGCCATTTGCGGCCAACCCTGGCCCCAGAAGAAGAAATAACCTGATGATATCCATCGCGGACCCAAAGTGGACTCTCTTTTCGGTTCTTAAAGCCCGTTTAATCCGGCTGTTGGCCTTGGCGTCCGGGCGGCGTCTGCTCGGCTTCTGCTCGGCTTCTGCCCGACGTAAACACCGGACTACTTCCTGCTTGTGTAGCCCAGCCTGTCTGGCTGGACTTGAGGGGTGTATCGCGGTGCGTTCAGCGGCCGCTCGTAAAGTTGAGACGTCGCATCGCAATCCGCCAACAACCACTTTTCAACTACTTCCTGCTGCGTGGGCCTGTTTCATTCACATGACTTACTGGAGCTGAAACGATCAGTCGATTAATCCACCGACAGAAAACAACTACTTTTGATAACTGATGTGtcgttttagtcatttatcaagcgGAAAACCCCAAATATTTAGTGATCCAAGCctctaaaaaatgttaatatttgctgcttgtttaatTCTCGTatgtgattgtaaactgaatatcgtTAGGATTTGGATCCGCAAATTTAAGACCAAGGCTTGTTTTGACTATTTTGTTACCTTTTACGGTCACCTTTTTACTCATTGATTAAATAATAACCGACAGGTTAATCGATAAGGACAAAAATAAGCAATCCTCCTTTGGTGCCCTATAGCTGACGCACCAAATGACATATGAAAATGGGCATTAAATCCTCTACGCTTCCCTGTACTTTGCACATTAGAACCACTGTATTCAAATAAGGGTTTCGCGGTGGAGGCGATCCAGCTCACCAGAAATGAAGACCACCTCCGCCAACAACACAAACCATTAGCCCATCAATGGATTGTGTTGAATTGATTGGTCAGAAAATTAACCgccaactgtttttttttttttaaaaatcgaaTAACTGCTTTATGTTTTGTGGTTACGTTGGTTGCATCGACGAGGGGTCGGTCAACGTAACCGGGGGCGGTCTCACGGTTTCAAGACCGTTCCGCGTTTCGCCGTTCGGGAAGCGATCGAGGTCGCTGTCCCGGCTTGTGTCCGGACGTGAAGACCCAGACCCGCAGTAGTCCGCGGTGCGGGACAGGTCCGACTTCCAGGCAACCTGAAAATACCTGAAGTACATAACAGCTGTAGAGTATTTACTTCACTGCGCTGACAAATGTCTGACGCAGAATATCGAGTATCCCCCACTTTCTTTTATCGGGAAGGTAATATTATGTCAGATTTCACTAGGGCTGCAAAGAACATTTCTTTTCGAAATGGACTGATCTGATGATTACTTTTGGTTACTTCCAACTGCATTATCTATAAATGATCATGCAGTTCTCTGCGCTGTCCCCGACCGGCTGCTTTGGTTCCGAGACCGCGTTATTGGCCCCACGCCCACACGTCTGTGGAACCTGCAGGTCGAGCTCGTGTGTGCGCAAAGTGCGATGCGCACAACTATATTTGTTGTTACTTGTACACTTTGAGCTCGTCGCGGTTTCCGCCCTAAACCGGTGACACTGACATCAGCGGGGAGACGCGAGGCGTTGAACTCGACCGACCGGTTGTGGACGGCGCTGCCGCTCGGTTTGCGCGCGTCGACCAATCACATAATTCAGAGACGGTTGCCGGGCAGGTTTCGTCGCAGCAGGGTTTGTTGCGGGGCAGCGAAGGCAGGAGGCGGAGGAGGCTGAGAGGCCCCGAAGGCAGACAGAAGGCAAGTGTTAGGAAATGCCTCCAGCGGGCCTAGGACGTCTTCGCAGCTTTTActcgagtaaaagtactttatCACGGTGTAGAAATACGCTGACTGAAagattttttcattgaaaaactTCTGATGCATTTATTCCATGCAAAAGTCTCATTGTcaaattattttagtttctaTCTCAGtcccattattttctcaaaacgttaaaaaaaaaaaaaaaaaatccaccggTGCTGTGAAAATATTCCagtctggttttttttgtttttttaagtttgtttcaAGTCTTTTCGGAATTGGGGTTTCATTTCTCTCAATTCTAGTGCCATTGCTTCAAGATACAGTCAGTTTCAGACAGgctctttttaaattaaatttaaaaaacaggcTGAATAATACTCTTGGATTTGTTAACTTGTTCTAGGAAAATCAGGTTTCCGGGACCCAATTATTAGTCAGAAATCTCTTAATAAAACTGGGGCTTTTGCACAGTTGAAGAACGAACTGCACGACAGAACATAAAGTAGTTAAAGTCACCTGTACGTGCAGCAGCTAAAAGCTACAGGTGTTGAGCGTTTGGTGTGAGGACACTTTGACAAGACAAACAACTGCTGACAGAATCAAACATCCAACCCCAAACCCCGCGTTGAGAGTTTTACATTACAGGCCGCGCCTCCCAGCTCTTTATTCATGCTTATATTCAGGCcgacaaattaacacatttaccACTTCCAATATATATCTATCCACATATATTACAACAACGTTAGACTCTGGGTTTGACAgttactttaacatttacaaTCACTTTTGCAGAGAAGCTTTAACATTTGGTGCGGACGAtgagtctttctctctctgtacttCCAGTCACTGTAAAATAAGCGTCTCGCTGTTTTCTTTGTACCCTGAGGCAAACACAGAAgatgaaaatgctgaaaaaatgaaattatattctACTCTTTTGCAGTGTTGGATTATTATACTACCATTCATGCATCTAAATGTTATTCTGTTCGTCTTTTGTATAGTTTTGTTctcaaatttaaatcaaatggtGATTTCACTGCGTTGACGGGGGCATAAAGTGAAACCTGTATATTCCCTAAAACCAGCCTGCACCAAACTTCTCACTGGGCAACTTTTCCGGCAACATGTGGTTGTCatgaatcatttaaaaacattttgattttttatgTCAGTGTATTGCCTGTTGCTGGAAGCAGTGTTCgttgcctaaaaaaaaaattgctgagtGTATCACCACCCTCGTATAGAGAGACGCCTTTTTACTGAATCATCTCCTCGTAGCGTCACCCTCATTTTCTCCCGTCAAACTCCCCTTTTCTTTCCCGTTAAAAAACCAATCCTTCATCAGTCCCACTTGTCCTCCTCTGTGCCTCCCCTCCCTTCATCCTTCCATCCCCGgtcagtccatcttttcctcccGAAGCGGAAACCAAATCCCCCTTTCTCCCGGCTGACAGCTTGAAGCCCTCCGGCGATGGAGGTCAGAGCTTCGTTCCTCTTCCCGCCGTCCTCCCCATTTCCTCCGTCCTGATAGTAGATGTTTTCCAGGGAGTGACCCCCAGGGAAGGGGGACAGGGGCCGGGCCATCAGGTCTCCTCTCTGGGCCCTCAGCAGCGCCTCCTCCTCCCAGGATCCGACCTCCTCCGCCTCCTGCACAGGTTCCAGCAAGGCTCGCAGAGTGCCTTGAGGCCACTTGGCCCAAGCCTCAGACTGGACAAGCCCATCATCCCTCAGGTCCACCAGAGCAGCCTGGAGATACAGGAGGGCAGACTCCAGCTCAGGTCCGTCCACTGTGGCTAGTAGGGCGGAGGGGGAGACCGGGTATGATGTGACGGTCCGTGGGATGGGGCAGAGGAGGGCGAGGGAGAGCAGGGTGAGCTGACAGGCACTGAGATGGAAAAATGGTCTCATCTGAAGTTAGAAACAGGTCACAGGTGAACTCAGTAATCATCAGGAGATTATtttctgtacgtgtgtgtgtgtttttaaaaaaatctgttattacTTTCACATCATGCAAATCAACTAGTTTAACAGTAGCATCTTAAGCAAGTGTAACAGAAACAATATGACATTATTACAATTAGAAAAAGGCAATTATTTAAAGACATAATCAGGGAAAAGTATTTAAAACATGCACTGACAACACAAATATGAACCTTTGTAAGCGTCTCAGGTCAAAAGTAAGGCatgtaaagacaaacaaaaatcatgGGATCGTCGACATATGTTCCAAATTTGGTCATGCTTTGATCGTGCGTTTTGATCCTGGTCAACACTTGAAACCAAacacttttaatttcaaatgaaatgtggATGGTAGCTTTTGAGATATTCTGCTAGCAGACctgttaaaaagacaaaatgcacaTACGTTTAGAAACATAAAACCTCGTCAGTGGAATATATACGTATCTGGACAACTGGGATTTTATCCGATAAAAATAAGCatggatgcaaaaaaaaaaatggaatcagGAACAGTCAGGACCTTTCccaacaaaatacagaaatatccAAGGGtaattgtttaatttctctttCATACCCCTTTCTGTAGAGAAAAATCACTCTCAAACACCCAATGACCAAGGAGCCGAAATCTAAACAGCACAAATACCGAGAAACGTTGAGTGGCTGCTGAAGTTCGACAGTTTCCCTTTCCACATTTGTCTGCAACAAAACTTTTCTTCGAAAggatgaaaatgtcagaaacgtAAGTCAGAGTAATGTCCTTCagactaaaaggaaaaaaaaacgtaattaTAAAGCTCTCAGTCACTGGACCTTCATCAGGCCAAATGGTCTCGCATCCGCATTCGTGACAAATAAAGCCCATTCAAGATGCTGCCAAGTCAACGCCTGCAAAGCTGGATCGGCGAGAAACATCTTAGCTGACACAAATATGCTGTTAGAAACATTTTCTCAAGAGTGTCAAAGTATACATAAGAACAAAAGGAAATGGCCAAAGCAGTTGCTTACATGTGTCGGCATcaatgaagaggaagagggaaaaaaacgaCACAAGAAAACTCAGTTCAGTCGCGTCACAAAGTCCCATCTCTTACCTTGTGTCGCGGTCTAACTTGCCGTATCGTCTCTAACGTTTTTGTCGCCTCTGACCTTCTTAAGAGCCGCGTGCCCTGCACCCTCCCCCGCCGCCCCTCAGGTCACAGGCTGCCGTTACCCATTGGTCCCTCGCCCCTCTGACGCACGCAAAGATCCACGGTCAACTGTCATAACCTTCATTCTTTCAGCTGAGAAACCTCGGTCCACTTCAACAACGAGGCCCAGAGAGTCGCTGCAATTATCGCCCCCTGATTGGGGAGGCAATTCACGAAGAGGAAGCAGCCAATTCATTAAGATGTTTCTGTGGAGAGAAAGTCTccgggagagagggggaggacaCGGAGAGAGACGGTCAGACAGTAAGGAAGACCAGGGCCGTTTGTCTTGCATTTTGTCATCGTGGATGCCATGAAGGTCGTCTCGCTGGGAAAACACAGTCACGCCTGAAACAATGTCGTTACGGGCTCGGTTTTTGAGGAGTCATCTTGTTGACGAACCATCAGCCACTACTAACCTCAAACCGAATGAGTTAGTCTCTAGTCTCTAATTTAAAGTGCAACCAATTATGTGACAGTTATGTGTCTGTGGCGAGTTCAGCCTTCAGGATTGAATGAAGACTGAATGATGCAGAGAGAGATTGTATTTGTTCTGAATCCTAAAATTTAAAGCGGCAGGCTTAAATCCATAAAACTCACCCTGAACATCTATGAGCGTCATCATTATGTTTAAAAGATCATTCCGGGTCAGGAAAACTCTGGCCTTGTTTTCGTTGGTTTGTTATACACACCGAGTTAATAGCTACGATCTGAAGATAGGGCAGCATCGCTAAAAGAAAGTTCGACGTATCAAGAAACGAGAGCAGTCGGACGATCAGACGTTGACGTGTTTGCGTGTTTCCCAGTTTCTCTCTGGAAATCAGATTTTGAGCATTAAAATAAGGCTGCAGACCCCAGAACTGTTCTGCAGGATCTCTGAAGCGGCAGCGGACTGTGGGGGTTTTCAAAcgtttggtaaaaaaaaaggttgatgaATGGTCAATGAGTGCATTTACACATGCTGTAGTGCCCTGGTTTTGAGTCGTAACCCTGGTTTTGATCCTATTCAGGATTTGACGTTTACAGTGATCTTGAGAAACCTGGTTATCCACTTCCCTGTATATCACACGATTCCAACAGTGTCTAGATTTCTGATCGTGTGTCTTGATTTCTCACCAGCTCAGCCACTATGGTCTGTACCAACAAAGAATTTCCAGAAACCTTAATCAGGTGTTTACATGCCAGAGAATTCCTGGTCTCTGTCAGAGTGCTCCAGGGGCcatatccaggtttctgaaaccaGGATGTGATGTTTACATGTTGAACGCATAACCGGGATACTCCAAAAACCTGATCCTATCTAGGATACTCGtacatgtaaaaacactcattcacacgtctgtcttgtctgtttgtgtcagtcagtcttgtgtctctgtctgttttttgtggTCAAGCTTGTGTTTTGCCCGACTTGAAAAACCGTCATCTTAAAGTTTTCCTCTCTCTAAAGAGGTTCCTAATAGAAATAAGCTCTTAGCTTTGTTGGGTTTTTATCCTTGACACTTTAATTGTATGTCAGGTGACTGCAGTCTTGTATTCACCTTTATTGTTGTCACATAATTCCCTCTATCTATTATTGGTTAGTCTCTTGATTAAAGGTAGCCTGTTGATGTTTTTGACCACTATGTTTTTATGGGcgggtccctgttttgtttgttcacgTTCATGTGCTCTAAAATACACAAGCACGTGGGTGACGTGACGCACATTtctgccaatggtttcacattattccactgatggatgtaaaaaaaatgcaggtttcaggttttaaaaaaattgaccTTGAGAcaggaaatacacaaaaatacatttgtcagGCCTCAACGATTGgtggaaaacactgaatataaaccttgtttgtttacaagaaaacgcCACGGGGCTCCTTTAACAGATTAATTGTTTGACCCGtcattaaaaaagtgaaaaatgtccatcacagttttctgatgtcagaagtaaaagttgttttctttgaacaaaaaaagataaatagtttttgtaaaccaaaaagaccaagaaaagcagaaaattctcaCAACTGAGAGGctgaaagcagcaaatgtttgacatttttacttaaaaaaatgaccgagacaaacaaatcagagtagttgctgattcatttcgTTCATCAACAGATTGTTTCAACTCTACATGTTTACACGAAGAACTGGCGGGGAAGACGAGGCCCGGAGGAAGGTTGTGGTAAAACAAGTTGATGCTTTATTCACTATTCAAGCGTAACACAGTGACAGCTCTATCATACAGGCAGCAGAGAAGAACTTGACACATCTGATGAACGTAGCCGTGGTGAAACACGACCGTTTGAACCTGTACTTACTAAGTGTTTGCtgttggtggaaaaaaacacttaaacctACAAAACACATTGCGCAAAATCAGAGAAGTATTGAGcgtgaaagttcattcttgaccttcGGAAACAATTGTTTGGCAAGTGGAGTTTGTGCAACTGTCGTCATGGGACCTACAGTAAGTTTTGAGATTCGGTCACATGACAACAGGTCGCTGCATAGAGCAAGTATGTTCCGCTCTCAGGTCATGCAAAGTGGTTGAAAGCTCAAAAAAAGCCAGTAAGTGGAACTTgagtgaagatttttttttttggtcgaACTAGAGAGACATTGCTTCCACATTGTCACACGTTTGTGAGTTTATTATAAAATTCAATCACAGTTAAAATGTTGACTAAATCTGATGCTCATGAAGAAACCGTGGTAATGTCcagtgacaaaaacatcaaaaaccgATGTAAAGTCGTTTTCTAGAGGCAAAACAGTGACTACCTAGTACTGCAGCTagtgatttgttttattattgattaatctatcaatacttttttaaataagtgGTTTAATCATTCAGCctataaaatgccagacatGGTGACAAATTCTTACAGCATGTTCCCAGAGTGACGTCTTCATTTTCAGGGCTCAGCGATTGTTCAATAATTGCATGTGGACAACACACGGCTGTGTATTGTGAtgatacaccgatcagccacaacattaaaaccagttacacaGTTGCTTCAAATTAAAGGAGTTCAGCTGAAATCTTAAGGGGCTTAACTTTAACTCGTCTCTAACTttgaaaagcaattttttttttgtttcttgaatTCACAGTGTTGAAGCAGTGTAAAGGTCCATTGACTAGCAGTAATGTGGTCTGAAAGAACCATCGGGATCAGCTTCGGATTCTGCACCTCCTCCTGACTCCCCAAAGTCCTCGTAGGCCTCCAGAGAGGAGATACACCCTGTTGCACTCTGGGAATCGCAGTCCAGGAAGAAGGCGGGGTTTTGCAGCTGGTGAGGCCGGTCGATGGCTGGGGTCACCGGGGGGTCGCCGAGCGGGGCGGTGAGCAGGGACAGCTGCAGCTGGTCGATGGTGCTGGTGGAGAAGGGCTGCGATTGGTCGGGTGGGGAGCGGGGCGGCGCCGGGGAGCTGGTCGCCAAGGTGACGTCTCTCAGGGCAGCAGAGGGCAAGTCGACCTGGGAGTCGTCTGCGCTGAGGGACCGCCTCAGTTTGGCCCGAGCATTTTGAAACCACACCTGAGAGAGAAGGTGTGTGCGTTCACACGTGAAAAAGaggaacacaaaaacattttttaagcaagGCACCGgatgtaaatgaaaatcaaagcagcagacgTTGAAATATCTCCGCTTTTAGTCCGGCGTGTataaggtgagcacagagaacCTTTCCTCCCTCAGCGGATCAATGTGAAAACCGTCTTCTAGTGTCAAAGTCAAGCAG is a window of Xiphias gladius isolate SHS-SW01 ecotype Sanya breed wild chromosome 24, ASM1685928v1, whole genome shotgun sequence DNA encoding:
- the LOC120786473 gene encoding uncharacterized protein LOC120786473 encodes the protein MRPFFHLSACQLTLLSLALLCPIPRTVTSYPVSPSALLATVDGPELESALLYLQAALVDLRDDGLVQSEAWAKWPQGTLRALLEPVQEAEEVGSWEEEALLRAQRGDLMARPLSPFPGGHSLENIYYQDGGNGEDGGKRNEALTSIAGGLQAVSREKGGFGFRFGRKRWTDRGWKDEGRGGTEEDKWD